A genomic segment from Spinacia oleracea cultivar Varoflay chromosome 3, BTI_SOV_V1, whole genome shotgun sequence encodes:
- the LOC110778485 gene encoding callose synthase 3-like isoform X1: MCDAKCFILEHVNGFPMIQWPPFHLRISIALDMAKDNNGKHRELIKRIEVDPYMSCGFREFMIEIKQVKSFFLLKILQNFIPSSLCKGGKK, translated from the exons ATGTGTGATGCCAAATGCTTTATATTGGAGCATGTAAATGGATTCCCGATGATACAATGGCCCCCATTTCACTTGCGA ATTTCTATTGCGCTAGATATGGCGAAGGACAACAATGGGAAGCATCGGGAACTTATAAAGAGAATAGAGGTTGATCCATATATGTCATGTGGTTTTCGAGAATTCATGATCGAGATCAAACAAGTTAAATCCTTTTTCCTGTTAAA GATCTTGCAGAACTTCATCCCATCCTCTTTGTGCAAGGGAGGTAAAAAATAA
- the LOC110778485 gene encoding callose synthase 3-like isoform X2, which yields MCDAKCFILEHVNGFPMIQWPPFHLRISIALDMAKDNNGKHRELIKRIEVDPYMSCGFREFMIEIKQDLAELHPILFVQGR from the exons ATGTGTGATGCCAAATGCTTTATATTGGAGCATGTAAATGGATTCCCGATGATACAATGGCCCCCATTTCACTTGCGA ATTTCTATTGCGCTAGATATGGCGAAGGACAACAATGGGAAGCATCGGGAACTTATAAAGAGAATAGAGGTTGATCCATATATGTCATGTGGTTTTCGAGAATTCATGATCGAGATCAAACAA GATCTTGCAGAACTTCATCCCATCCTCTTTGTGCAAGGGAGGTAA